In Triticum aestivum cultivar Chinese Spring chromosome 5B, IWGSC CS RefSeq v2.1, whole genome shotgun sequence, the following proteins share a genomic window:
- the LOC123111527 gene encoding PRA1 family protein H, producing the protein MSSSFKPNPLSLSVPDPALDRWLRDSGYLDLLDSSTPAPAAAAPTRASPASTSSGPGAAADVLAFARTLASLLALNPFACLTAADLAAPTPSWSLAFIGPAGTASYSWPPTPTQARLRVQENVRRYTRNYAALSILVFACCLYRMPMSLLGLLASLAVWEAVRYCRNRWELATRAPGIGQALLHCAQIATAILLYVCNLQFALVYAIGLSYAVMMLHASLRKLTPSSLSVPANKNRRAQPRRS; encoded by the exons ATGTCGTCGTCGTTCAAGCCCAACCCCCTCTCGCTGAGCGTACCGGACCCCGCTCTCGACCGCTGGCTCCGGGACTCCGGCTACCTCGACCTCCTCGACTCCTCCACCCCCGCACCCGCCGCAGCCGCCCCCACACGCGCCAGCCCCGCATCCACCTCCTcggggcccggcgccgccgccgacgtcctcgccttcgcgcgcaccctagcCTCTCTCCTCGCGCTCAACCCCTTTGCGTGCCtcaccgccgccgacctcgccgcgcCCACCCCCTCCTGGTCCCTCGCCTTCATCGGCCCCGCCGGCACCGCCTCCTACTCCTGGCCCCCGACCCCCACCCAGGCCCGACTCCGCGTCCAGGAGAACGTCCGCCGCTACACCCGCAACTATGCCGCGCTATCCATCCTCGTCTTCGCCTGCTGCCT GTACCGGATGCCTATGTCGCTGCTGGGGTTGCTGGCCAGCCTCGCCGTGTGGGAGGCTGTGCGGTACTGCCGGAACCGGTGGGAGCTCGCCACACGAGCGCCCGGAATTGGGCAGGCTCTTCTGCACTGTGCCCAGATTG CCACTGCTATACTACTATATGTATGCAACCTGCAGTTTGCTCTTGTGTATGCCATTGGGTTGAGTTATGCAG TCATGATGCTACATGCTTCTCTTCGGAAGTTGACTCCCTCAAGCCTATCTGTTCCAGCAAATAAGAATAGGAGGGCACAGCCAAGACGAAGCTAG